A DNA window from Hoplias malabaricus isolate fHopMal1 chromosome 5, fHopMal1.hap1, whole genome shotgun sequence contains the following coding sequences:
- the ddx19a gene encoding ATP-dependent RNA helicase DDX19A, with protein sequence MATDSWALAVDEQEAVSKSIGVLRIRERRLIPRAEANGMAKMGEDGDKSDEDKEDKAAQSLLNKLIRSSLVNNTNQVEVLQRDPHSPLYSVKTFEELRLKPQLLQGVYGMGFNRPSKIQENALPMMLAEPPQNLIAQSQSGTGKTAAFVLAMLSHVNPANKWTQCLCISPTYELALQTGKVVEQMGKFYPEVKLAYAIRGNKMERGSKIQEQIVIGTPGTVLDWFMKLKLMDPKKIRVFVLDEADVMIATQGHQDQSIRIQRMLPKDCQMLLFSATFEDSVWKFAERIVPDPNIIKLKREEETLDTIKQYYVLCNNKEDKFSSLCNIYGAITIAQAMIFCHTRKMAAWLAGQMSKEGHQVALLSGEMVVEQRAAVIERFREGKEKVLITTNVCARGIDVEQVSVVINFDLPLDKDGNPDNETYLHRIGRTGRFGKRGLAINMVDSDHSLEVLKAIEKHFNKKIVKLDTDDLDEIEKIAN encoded by the exons ATGGCGACTGACTCGTGGGCGCTGGCTGTGGACGAACAAGAAGCCGTGTCCAAATCT ATTGGAGTGCTGAGGATTAGAGAAAGACGACTCATACCCAGAGCTGAGGCCAATG GAATGGCAAAAATGGGAGAGGATGGTGACAAATCTGATGAAGATAAAG AGGACAAAGCAGCACAGTCACTGCTCAATAAATTAATCAGGAGCAGTCTTGTCAACAACACAAACCAAGTAGAGGTTCTTCAGCGAGATCCACATTCACCACTTTACTCAGTTAAAACGTTTGAAGAGCTGAGGCT GAAACCACAGCTTCTCCAAGGAGTGTATGGGATGGGTTTCAACAGACCCTCTAAAATCCAGGAGAACGCCCTGCCGATGATGCTGGCAGAACC ACCTCAGAACCTTATCGCTCAGTCTCAGTCGGGTACAGGGAAAACCGCTGCTTTTGTTCTGGCCATGCTCAGCCATGTCAACCCAGCAAACAAGTGGACACAG TGTTTGTGCATTTCTCCGACTTATGAGCTGGCTCTGCAGACGGGCAAAGTAGTGGAGCAGATGGGGAAGTTCTACCCTGAAGTAAAACTGGCATACGCCATTAGAGGCAATAAAA TGGAGAGAGGCAGTAAGATCCAGGAACAGATCGTCATAGGGACTCCAGGCACGGTGTTGGACTGGTTCATGAAACTCAAGCTAATGGACCCCAAAAAGATTCGAGTGTTTGTGTTGGACGAGGCTGATGTCATGATCGCTACACAGGGGCACCAGGACCAGAGCATCCGTATTCAGAG GATGCTGCCCAAAGACTGTCAGATGCTGCTGTTCTCCGCTACCTTTGAGGACTCTGTGTGGAAGTTCGCTGAGCGCATTGTTCCCGATCCAAACATTATCAAActgaagagagaggaggagacactGGACACCATTAAGCAGTATTATGTGCTCTGCAATAACAAAGAGGACAAGTTTTCTTCACTCTGTAATATTTACGGAGCAATAACCATCGCACAGGCCATGATCTTCTGCCAC ACTCGAAAGATGGCAGCCTGGCTGGCAGGGCAGATGTCTAAAGAAGGCCACCAGGTGGCTCTGCTGAGTGGGGAAATGGTGGTTGAGCAAAGAGCAGCTGTGATAGAGCGCTTCAGAGAGGGCAAAGAGAAAGTGCTGATAACCACAAATGTGTGTGCAAGAG GCATCGATGTAGAGCAGGTTTCCGTGGTGATCAACTTTGACCTGCCATTGGACAAAGATGGAAACCCAGACAATGAGACTTACCTCCACAGGATTGGAAGGACAGGACGCTTTGGCAAGCGAGGGTTGGCCATCaacatggtggacagtgaccaCAGCTTGGAAGTTCTCAAAGCAATTGAGAAGCATTTCA ATAAGAAGATAGTGAAGCTGGATACAGATGATCTGGATGAAATTGAAAAAATTGCCAACTGA
- the ubxn10 gene encoding UBX domain-containing protein 10 produces the protein MHMPRPKSSKGRTRARVTQALVVDEGIHQSHMFSPHPPPPSPNVVPTHTGLRQSSKPSVDVHTETFERSPDVPVHSLNKYRVLPSIEKRPEEMASRLSVSDSSLQGHQLQREQHISHLCSRNASRSDPEMRAVSELHCGSASPGNTRTLSPGHSENRTTGEDTQLLLAIRTPCGQRFKCHFQPTDTLQAVVFAAEVKSGERYEEAQIETMEVPRRTFTDLTLSLSQCGVLNKSVLCISLEDSAMDLD, from the coding sequence ATGCATATGCCGAGACCAAAATCCTCTAAAGGCCGCACTAGAGCCAGAGTGACTCAAGCTCTGGTTGTGGATGAAGGCATCCATCAGAGCCACATGTTTTCCCCtcaccctcctcctccttcacccaATGTGGTCCCCACCCACACTGGCCTCAGACAGAGCAGCAAACCAAGTGTAGACGTCCACACAGAAACCTTTGAAAGATCACCAGATGTTCCAGTTCACTCTCTCAACAAATACAGAGTCCTCCCATCCATTGAGAAAAGGCCAGAAGAAATGGCCTCAAGACTCAGCGTGTCTGACAGCAGCCTGCAAGGCCATCAGCTCCAAAGAGAGCAACACATCTCCCATCTCTGTTCCCGGAATGCTTCTAGAAGTGACCCGGAGATGAGGGCTGTGTCCGAGCTCCACTGTGGTTCGGCTTCACCAGGTAACACAAGGACACTGTCCCCTGGACACTCAGAGAACAGAACAACTGGGGAGGACACACAGCTGCTGCTTGCTATTCGAACTCCATGCGGTCAGAGGTTCAAGTGCCATTTCCAGCCCACAGACACACTTCAGGCTGTCGTATTCGCTGCAGAGGTTAAATCTGGAGAGCGGTACGAAGAAGCTCAGATCGAGACAATGGAGGTCCCTCGGCGGACCTTCACTGATCTGACACTGAGCCTGTCTCAGTGCGGTGTTTTAAATAAGTCTGTTTTGTGCATTAGCCTTGAAGACTCTGCTATGGACTTGGATTAA
- the cptp gene encoding ceramide-1-phosphate transfer protein translates to MADSFSFQNVLDTFKSCLSENKEVYIKYYIAGWRELVSFMNSLGTVFSFISKDAVSKIQILENLLASENGSHYLTVQSMVKYELDNSLVDLTKRANHPDSGCRTLLRLHRALRWLELFLESLRTSTEESKTSVMCSEAYNVSLAQHHAWIIRKAAGVAFCALPGRDSFFEVMNAGSHQEVINLLGEALPLISEVYQVTEDLYAKNNLLELP, encoded by the exons ATGGCGGATTCGTTTAGTTTTCAGAATGTGTTAGACACGTTTAAGTCCTGTCTCAGTGAAAACAAGGAAGTCTACATTAAGTACTATATAGCAGGTTGGAGAGAGCTTGTGAG CTTCATGAACAGCctgggaactgtgttctccttCATCTCCAAGGATGCTGTCAGCAAAATTCAGATATTGGAAAACCTACTGGCAAGTGAGAATGGCTCCCACTATCTCACTGTGCAGTCTATGGTGAAGTACGAGCTGGATAACAGTCTGGTGGACCTTACTAAAAGGGCCAACCACCCAGACTCTGGTTGCAGGACCCTCCTGCGGCTACACCGTGCTCTCCGCTGGCTGGAGCTTTTTCTGGAGTCTCTCCGCACCAGCacagaggagagcaaaacttctGTCATGTGCTCAGAGGCCTACAATGTGTCCCTGGCCCAGCACCACGCCTGGATCATCCGCAAAGCTGCCGGGGTGGCCTTCTGCGCTCTTCCTGGACGAGATTCTTTCTTTGAAGTCATGAATGCAGGAAGTCACCAGGAGGTGATCAACCTGCTGGGAGAAGCTCTGCCACTCATATCTGAAGTCTATCAGGTCACAGAGGATCTGTATGCAAAAAACAACCTTCTGGAGTTACCCTAG